GTCAGCTCAAAATATATTATTCAAAATAGCGCATATCTATTTAATCCAAGTTTAGTTAGATGAAAGAAAAATTCAGCTAATAGTAAAATAATCCAGCTTCAAAATTTATTAGCCAAATATTAAAATATCCAGTCATTCAAATAATTAGTTTGTAACTtcctttttaaaatattaatccCAATTAATTTTCACAATCGATTCAATTCACTAACTCTTTAggaaaatttaaattaatatccaagtaattaaataattaattattctCTCACTTTTAATTTAATTACTCAACATTTTGCTCTACTTCCATAGTAATGACTTGCACCATACTAATATTAGTGACTTATTTCTACTCAATTATCTAATCACGACATTTTAATTAGGAATATTCAGTAAAATactaatatttaaatttatatttaatcTATAACCCAAAATTTTAATGTTATTgaatttttaaagtaattttataaaCTGGATCTTTTTCTTACGATCGCGACCATATCACATGTAATAATTCGAGTTGTGAAAGTATTTTAAACAAATAATAGGTTATCATATCTCTTAGATAATTAAATAATCACATTCTCAAATACTTTAATAAAGCGATATTCAAcattatttttaaatgttaagGATAAATCTCTCAAATAATTTACAAGTCAATTAAAATTACTCCTTGAAATTTAAATACTccatttatttttaataatttctaaaAGTTTTCATTGTTAGTACATTcctatatttaatatttattttatctaagtattatttttaattaaagtTTTATATCACAACCACTAAACTTACATTCAATGCCCAATTAACTTTATTTTCAATCCCCCTCCCTTTTATTccaattttaattaaatttaaaaccATTTACAATAGACATTTACTAAATTACTCTTTTACCCTTAAATTTACCTTCTTCCCCAACTTCATCATCTTCTTCAACCTCTCCACCTTCCTCACCATTCTTTCCGGCCAACCACCGGCCGGAAAACGCCGCCGACGGTcaccccccctctctctctctcgcccccCCTTCGTTCCTACTTCGTTTAATTTCGTTTGGCCTCTAAAACACTCGCCAACTTACACCCATTCTTTTTCCTATATTTGTTCCTCCATTTCTCGCCGTTTCCAGCCAAACGGAGACCAACCCGCCGGCCCAACATCggccatgacggccacaactttCTGACCCACATCCGCATTTGGTTCCTCACTCGTTCATCTTCGTTTTAACATCAAAATCGGCGTCACACCAACCCCGATATTTCCCCCATCCATTCTCCTTATTTCTGTTCCGATTTCCCCCAAAATCGTTAGAACAATATTTGATCAAATCGTCTACATATTAAATAACTTCAgtttagaaaaatattaattCCTGGGATaaaataattatacaaatatttATTTTATCTAAATAAACCATTAGAACAATAGAAACCTCCAAAATAATTCGATACTTATAAAATATGAATTGCTCACCAGACACgattaaaataaattacttattaAATTCTCAACTGACCCCTTTATGCATAAATAGAATCTCATCACCTCTAACACCGTTCAAAATAACTCACATTGCATAActcaaaataaataataaatatatatatatatatacaattattACCTTTTTGAATAAACTAttttcattaaatataattaatctcAAGAATTGTATATACTTAAATTACATTTTAACAACCCGCCtagttttttaaaatttatattaacGCTCATAATCACCTTGAGTCCCAAAAACAATTATTCACAATATCGTAATTGCTTACATAAAATTTTACGGGCGTTACAACATTCTTGATGAACCCTGGGCAGACGTTGGCTCGGGGTGATGGATCTTAGGTAGATATTGACCATTACTTTGTCCATCCCGAGAGAATTATCCTCCTTTGGACTATCATTTCCGAGATCTTTCTGGTGCTTATCAAACTGTGGGTATGGAGTGTCATAATCAGGTCAGTATGGATGCTCGTTTCTTTAATGCTGCAGGCACGTGATATGCTTGTGCCCTGGTTCATCCCGACCTCCGTAGATATACCGACGGGAAAATAAATGACGTTTTGAAAGCTATTTTCATTTTTGGGACGGGTTAGAGTGGAGGTGGCCTCATCCCCATGAGCGTGTCTATCATAGACCATATGAGGGTTATGTTGGGATCCCCTTGGAGCATCGCCGTAGTATGAGGCGCAATTTACATCAATTCACGAAATCCCTTTGTCGGGATGTGTATGGCATCCCCTTCACTCAGCTGGCCCCAAATTTATGAAGTGGATTTCGTGATTTTTAGATTACTGTCATATGAAGAAGTATTTACCGATCTTTAAACTTTTCCACCACTTATTTAAAATTAAGAAGTCAATTACCTTTCCCATTTACGAGTTCATGTTTAACACGAATGAGTGTGGGTTCCAACTGCCTAGTGAATGGGTGGTTGCCGCACCTACCTCCACGTCGCCTTCAATTTTTCTCTTTAAATCACGCAGGGCCCGGGCCATCTGTTCATGCTTTGTTTGCTTCTCGAGTTCAGGTCTGAAGAAGAGACATGAATTTTTTGGGATTTTCTCTTCAACTTGGCCTCCACCTCTTGGATTCTTTTCTCGATTGCTGCTTTAGCCTTTGCTTCCTCTTCTCTCCGAATTCGATCCCTAAGTGTTGCCCTTCGAATCTCTTCCCAGGCATCTCCAGTTGGCCTTTTTAGGTTGTTAGCGATTCGATATAGGGCTGAGCTTCGAGTTTCTCCGGAGTGTTCTTCCTGATCCCCTAAGCGGGTTTTCTGGATCTTGGTGGTTTTTCTCTTTCCACAGGTTCATTGCGGCTTGGATATGTTCCGGGGTCATGTTTCCCCAGGGATTTTCAGAGGTTTTAGCGTATTTGTGACCTGCCTTTTCAATAGTCAACCTTTGATATCTTGGTTTGAGAGCTTGAGACGAAGTACGGGTTATGTGAAGCCCATCTCCAGTCTCCTCAATTTCCCCGTCCCTGGGTGGGACGGTGGAAATCGGAACTGGCCAAGGAGCAGCAACATTGTTTTTTCTTGTAGTCATTACACTTAGTTATCAAGTAAGAATAGATTTAAATGGTGGTAATCACAATAATAGCCAAATATATGCTCACAAAATACAATAATCAATGCCAAACTAAATCTACTAACGATTCCATAAAAGTATGAACGCTAAGCAAAGTAGATCTGGGAAGAGCAAATCAATAATCTTACTGGGCAAGTGATTCTGGTCTCCTTGACGGAGTGACATGACTGAAATTGACAACACTACTGGACGGAGGTTCAACTTTCCCTGTATTCATCTCCTTTCCCTATCCTGATTCGGCTTCCATTTATGCAGAAATGAGGGTATGAGTAGTTGAGCTGTTGTCTGGGCTCCTGTAAAATAGAACTGGAGGGGGTGGCGTCCCCGTGACAACTCCGACGTGAGGATGATAAAATGATTTTGTGGAGAAGAAGGGTATAATATGAATTATTTGAACATatgtggtgtgtgtatatgtgtgcaAGAGAATAGAATAAGTAACCCCAAAACCCTGGGCTTTTTATAGGCTTCCAATTTAGGGTTTGGGTGGGGGTACCTTTTAATCTTGGTCGTTGGCGGGTTTTGGAATGTGGACATACGAACGCACATCATGGGAGGACGTGCTGTCCCCTGATTGTTGGAATTTCCTAACGCATCAACACATAAACGCCTAAGATGTTGACACGCTCTCTTGGGCATTTAGGAACCGTTACCCTCCTGAGCTGCTGCCACGTGCTCGGGGACCGCTCGAGCTGGGCATGAGGTCTTCTTTTATTGGGTTTCCGTGGTGTTGTTTGGGCTTTATCATGTTATGGATACTAGTTGATAGCCCGTGCTTCGCACGGGCCGAcatcaaaataataataattatagaaataattctaaattataattaaaatatataataaataaaactGTACTATTATTGTATTTTTTTCTTTTGAAACTGTATGTAGTTTTCATTAACTCAAATTTTATTAGAACAACAAACTCAACGCTATTATGTTTCTGTTATCCGAAAAGACATAACTAACATTTTACATAGAAACTTTAGCCAAACAATGAGCAACACGAGTGACGGATAATTTAACAAGACATTAAATCAACGTTACTAAGTAATTGcatattatatttcttattttTAGCTGGATTTGTGTTTTTATACAGTTTGTGATCGcgttatattttttaataaaatattctttatgtatgtataaatttgcatttggtgctaaaataaaattttataggTTTGAATTTAGAAATTACAATGTATATACGATttcatttatataaaaataatataaatatgtgatatataagaattaaaaaattacatttaaattataagtcatataggaataaAAACAGAATAATAATCATATATTTAGAGCTATATTAAGATTTAAAAAGGGGTGAAACCAAAAGTTCGTAAAACCGAAAAAAGGGTGAAACCAAAGTTAACCCTTAAAAGATAGATTTTCGCATTAATAACAATTATTAATAACAATGTATAAAGAATtccattttattatttgaataaaaaataaaaaagaattctACAAGAAATATAAATACCGTAATTGTAATATGATTCTAACAATCCATATTTCGTTAAAAACAACATAGAACTATACACGAAATAGAAATCTAGGGGTGAAACCAACATATGGTGTGACCATACTAAGATGAAACCAAGTAGCCTATCGAGAAATAATTTAAAGTTCTACGCAAATAGAAATATAATCATAATACAgtttgaacaattttattattttttaggggtgaaaccaaaatagagtatttataatattcatatcGGCCCGCAAAGATTGGTTCAGTTGGTTAAataggggataactatcctcttggtcacagggAGAATTcatgattatgcctcctgagtcgaagcatgtcgcttaaatgcgatttaccttagttcacgtgatttgcaggctattgctTGAGTATGTGGGGTTTACCTATGCGTATCCGAAGGGTAGCGGTTGCGGGTttcctacgataaaaaaaatattcatatcattttattaaaaaagaattccaccaacaaattaaaaaattctaaattaaaatatttcaatttAATCACATGACCTATTTACTTGGTCGTGATTTATATTTTTCGTAACCTATTTAGTTGGGCCAATATATAAACCCAtttatttaaaacataattaaaaatagaattcaaacctataaaaataataaaaaagcATGGCTTATAAAATTCAAAAAACGGGTAAAAACAGTACACATACAATTATAAGTTATATAGaaaaaaagataaaaataatacacttaaAGTTATAACATGAATTATAAAAGGTGAAATCTCTGGAACCAAAAAAATAAGTGAAACCCAAGTACCAATTAAAAAGAGGTTTAGCTATAAATGACTAAGAAGAAGCAGAATTCTATGTTATTAATCAATAAAATAAAAAGTGTCTTTTCTGGTGCTTGTACAAATTAGAAAACACTACACAAGACCATATACTTGAAAGCAAGAACACTAAATTGCTACAGTGATTGACAACTATGATTGTTACAACAATGACAAAGTTATCACGGTTGGACCTTGGCTGAATAAACGTGTGACTGGTAAGTTTGCAAAATATGTGTCTGCCCTCTCTACATAGGCTAATCATGATTCAAGTCGAGACTTGGAAAGCTTGCTTCGGTCCGAACTCTAGAATCATCCTGAAATTTCAATAATATGTACTTTGAACACGTTGTTGGATTAAAGTTGGCGAAGAAGTCAAGTTTAACTCCTTAACAAATGAATACTGAACTAACCTTGATACAGACATAAATAAAATGGACATCGGGATTTTTCCCGACGGTAAAACCTGTGTCATCATTAAGCGGAACAGGAGAGATTAGTTCTTGCGACTGATGCTCGGAGCTTGCTTCTACCAAAGCTTTCCCTGCATGTAGCCATAAAATACAATATTAaggtattttttttaaaaaaaatcattagGCGTTAACTGTTATCACGAACTGTTAAATATTAGGTTTCTTTGGCTTTAATATTGAAAAATTACTCGTAGACCAAAGATCAGAATTGCGAAGAATCAGGTGACCAGGAGATCAATATTTAGGCATCTAAGTTCCATCAAAACATATTATTGCTCCAATTTTTATCAAGACATTTAATCATCTATAATAAATTTAACTAATAATACTTATTTCTTTAATACCGTATAAAGTTGTAAACATTTTTATCTTGCTTAGCAGTAATATAATAAATTGAGGTAGTAAAGAATTAAAGGGGTTTTGGAGTTCAATAGAAGACTACTGTTGGAATTTCATCCACAGAGAAAAGTATGCACTTTCTATAGCATTTCAAGTGTAAACAACATAGCCAACAGTAAAACACATAATAAAGAAGATAAAGAAGAGGTAAGGGAAGAGAAGAGAAGAAGAAACTGATGTAATTTATCTCCCTTTTTTTCTCAAGATTACAAAAAGGAGACGCATTAAAGCCTTCTTTTCTGTAATAACGGATAGACCTATTAATCTGTTTCACGACAGAAACTAGATCTATCATGTTGAACGATCTAGAAGAACTGAATTAAAAGAGGGAACTGTAAGCAAACCTATTACGTGAAGTTTTATAGACCAAGAGTGCGCCTCCCTCAGCAAACTTAATCTATAACTTGGTGCTCCATACGTTATCTGCGCAACAAACAGACCTGTTAGGTGCTTAAAGTTCAGAGTATACATTTCTGTCATTCGCAGGATAACGTAACTAATGAAATTAGCAAAGGAAAGCAAATTACAATTACCAGAATGTATACTCCATTAGCCTTGAGGACCCTATAGTTTGTTATCAACTGCTTCAATATGTGAATAAATCAAGAGGTAAAAGTAACTTAATAGAATAAAAACAAATTTGAAAATATCAAGTTGTATATGTATACCTATCAACCTCCTCCAGCATCTTTGCAGCATTTTCACGTGAATTATGCCCGCACTGTAAAAGATGTCTTACCGTAATTGTAGCAAAAATATTCGACTGGTAATAATCTAAGTTCAAACTCGAAAATCACTCACCAGAAGAGAGTCCAAAGTTCCTAAAAAATAAACCAGAAAGATCAGCACGCGGTTTGCACGTATAGTACAGCCTCCACTACTATATATATGTTTGATCTTTTTAGATTATGTTATTATTTCTGGAGAAAGTCCTTGTGCATTCAAAACAAAGATTACAAAAAAGATAGTGTGTAGGTATTTCTATAGATTTCTTTAGGAAGAACACATATAGATAAGAATGGAGTAATACTAAAAAATAAGTGAAAGGTGAAGGTACCTTTATCAATGACAGCAACAAAGGAACCTGATTGAAATGCACTCATATCCCGAACATCCATTTTTATATCTACGTCAATATTAAGGAATTAAAAATAGcaattttcatttttaatttttcgAGTACTTTGGTAGGGAAAACCCTAAGGAAATCctaaaaatttaacaaaaattaGGAAAAAAGGGTTACAAAAGCGACCATTCATATCTTAAAGTGAAGTTGGTGAAAGATCACCTGGGAGATTCTATGAATGTGATGAATGTTCAAATGAGCAAGAAAGATTGCACAATGATTTGTTTTCCTCGTAACATGACAAATGTAAAGATGCCAAGGTTTATGCCGTATCTTTAAAATTTGAGAAGTGATGTTGCACTGGGGATGACTCTGATCTGGATACAAGACACAATTAGCCACATCAAGAGAATTACATTCTAGAATTACTTTAGTGGCTTAAAGATCCCAAGCTAACTCAAGTTCACGAAATTTTGCCCAAAGTTCAGTCGTTAAAGGAGAGGCTTGCCCAATGCACTCCGAGAAACCTCTGATCTGATTTCCAGTACTATCACTCACGCCAGTCCTCCCACACCTGTATACATATTCTAGAGTCTAACAGCACCATCAATTTTAATGTAATCCAACCTAAATCACGAAGACGGGAACATCCACCAAAATTGGCACCTACAATACTTTAATGAGATATGTTTCATAGGACCACTAGGCAAAGTTTAGTGAACAATATCATCCATATCTGCTCGAGAGAAGAGCCAGATACAATTGACCTCGAAATGATTTACACTAGACAAACAAAAGGCCATCTTTAGTAGTTTACTTGCCCTAGTGTCCAAAATTAATTAAGAGAATATTGCAGGTAGGAGGTAAATAAACAAACTCCCAAGTCCTAACTATGTCTCAGGAGGCAAGGCATGTATTACTCCATGATAGGAAAGAAAACTTATGGCTACTGACAATGCTTGGGTAAACAAATTTCAAAATCAAACCAAAATACATATTGTATCTGAGGGGAGGGTGAAGTGTACGCAAACCTTACCTCTACTCTAAGAAGTAGAGAGGCTGTTTCAGCATAGACCCCAAATTTGCATACAAAAACACAACAAACACAAAAGTAGCAAGCAGAATAAAGAGGAGTGACTGACGGAGCATTATAGTATACAGAAGCAGCAAGCGAATCATGCATAACCATAAAAATAACTAGAAACAACAGGCAACGAGCACAGTTGCATATATATAAACGTAAAATCTAAACAAGAACAAAAACAAATAGGCACACACCACAAATCAAGCCAGTAAAAAAATGTAAAGCACCCTACACCTCCAAAACACAATGTTAATTATCTTCCTAAGCTTCCACTAGACCGTAACAAAGAAAATGTGTACACACAATATTATAAACTTGCAACTAATTTTAAATGTCATAACGAAAACaatcaaaataataaaataaatcacATCACTAATCAATTATCTTTAAAAGAATGCATATGAGTAAAAAGAGAAAAGGATACATTTTAATTGAGGACGATTAGAGTATCTCTGCAGCATAGTTTGAATAGCAACAGAAGAAATATCAATATTAACCACATTCTCATATCCATCATCAACCAAGCCTTCACTAAATGCTGCAAACAATAATAATAAGCTTTCATAAAACCaaaagaagaagaagataaaCAGTACAAAAGATCTGAATGGAAAAAAGAGAGAAGGGTAAATATGTAAAAATACCAGAAGTACCAGAGCCGACGACGAGAAGAGAGGTGGTGGTGTTCTGAGGAATGTATAAATGAAGAAGAGGAGAAAGAGAAGGGTATTTTTGGTACCAATCAAAAGGACCTGATTCTTGCTCGTAACGTTTGTCCCAGTACCATTCTTCTCCGTATGCTTGTGTTGATGACATTGATGTTTATCATCCAATTTTCTGGTTATGTTCTGTAATGGATCTGCGTGCAGCGGTCTTGCTCAGTTTTTTGTTTGGTTTTCTTGTCTGAATCTGTTTGCATCAATGCTGATACACACGTGGCATCCGCCCACCTATCTCTTTTGTACTTGTTGGTTAATAGAAAATCTTTTTTTTTCCTTCACAATTTAATTAGTGAATGGTTAAGTATGACTTGCAATCTTGAATTCTATTTTACATTTTTTAGATTTTctcaaattttaatttatatactATGGTTGGATACAGTCTTGGATACAACATCAATGTAATAAACAATATGAAAAAAGATTTCAATTTgacaaaataaaaaataaatattagttGATTTCTTTTAAATAATACTAGAGGTAAAAAAAGAATGTACTCATATTCGTTATCAAATAAGGCAGTACTGTGGTAAAGTGAAAAAATTTAATTGGTGTAAAAATATGATACAGTCACATTTTATTATTATTTCGAGAACCAATTTTACATCCctattattattcattttttaatggggaaatttaatttttaaggttgatttttaatataattttggTCTTCCTAGTTAATTTTTTGTAGGCAACAAATTATAAATAAACTAGCACCAAAACAATGaagttatatataatatttttattatgtGACGATATTGTCAAAGGTGCCAATAATTAGAGTTGCTTTTGTGATAATCAGAAGAGGAGAGATATTGGACAGAAAGAAACTTACTCCTCACAGATATACCATATCTAGAGCCAGATTGCCACAAAATTATAATGATCCTCCTGAGCATTAAGGTATTAACATACATTTTTATGTATGTGAACTGTGAAGAACTATACTCTGCAGTTGGCCATTTTCAAACAGACAAACTTAAAACTGATTAGTTGAACATGTAAAATGAGATTTATGCTCACCGTGGCGGAACAACTATAAAAAACACACTAATTTTTTCAAGACAGCAAATAGGTAAAAAGAAAAAAAAGCTTTATATTAGAGTTCCTCTCAACATACTCAGAGCTTTAACTACTTCAATTTGGGACGATATCGTTTTTACCATTCAAATAGGAAAAATGTGTACCGTTAAATAATGTCTACATAATTATCTATAAGCACCTAAAGGTCCTAGATAATCTGATCATCAAGCTTCAAGGTGTTCTGGAGTAGCCGCAGGAAGTAGTACTGTAGCTGACGACTGTGGTGGTGGTGGTGGCGGCGGTGGAGTGACAAGTTTTGCATTGTCTACGACCAATGAACATCTACAGAGAGGGCATGTGGTGGAGGAGCTCAGCCAATTACATATGCAATTACTGTGGAAGATGTGTTTGCATGATGGCAATTGTTTCAACTCCTCTTTCATCTCAAATTCTCCCAAGCATACACAACACCTGCATCCAATATTCCTTTTAAGAATTTGTCCCCACAAGAATTTACAACTTGAAAAAGAaatatttattctatttaaaGGTTTAATTAGGAGTATCTATCTTATCTGCTCATATTTATTGACAGtatcaattattcatatataGCTGGTAGAGGACTTACAATGATTCCCTTGCCTTCAATTCTTCATCAAACACTATTGCATGAAGCTTGTCTTTCAGATCTTGTTTCAAACCACCAACTTCTAGTACCTGTAATATTAAGGTATATTCatgattaaaatattttttgcCTTCAATATTAGTAAATATTTTATGAGCGAACTGTATTTTTGTGAGGATACAGAAATACAACAGTATCATAAGTAATTTAGCAATATTTGATTTTATAATAGTTTCTAAAAGTAAAACAATATTTAGGAAAAGATTCTAAATTTTATTCACAATTTTACAGGAGCCTCCCTGTCGATGCAAAACATGAATTACATATAACAGCCTCACAGTCAATTCAAAACATGAATCACATAGAACAGACTAGATATACATACAACATGTCTTCTGCGCGAGGATTGATGATACATGGGGTTCTCGTTCCCGTCTACAGACGGCCTTTGGATAATGTGACCGCCTAAATAACCACTCTGGGCAAAGGCaccaaaaaaagaaaaaaaaatgtgtAACAATTATAGTAAAAATTATAtctatattatttattttattgttGCATTCACCTATAATTAATATGAACAATATATTTTGAATATGGATAAACTTTTACAACCATGGCCAAAAAcaattttcatttttaaaaatgaGCAGGTGACACCAAAATCTCCAGGAACATTGCATATATTCTGAGCCTACAATAACATGCACACAAAAGTAATATGTGGAGAGCAGGTTCTGTAAACATCTTGTTTTTATTATGTATAAATATATACAGAAGAAGAGAGGACTAACCGGGATGACAAAGGAGGAGAAGGAAGGTGCTCTTGTAAAAGTTGGTTGAGGATGTGAGGCAGAAGCTTGCTTCTTCAGGTAGAACAAGTATAACAACATGAACACTATTATACAAAACATGACAGGCGTTAAGAATATATATACCTTGTAATGCTTCACTTGCTGTGCTTGAGAGTAAATGTCTGAAGGGTTTGGAGGTTGAGCAGAGGCCATTGAAACCTCTTAAATATCTTATGAAATTCAAATATAGGTTTCAAAGAGAAACTACTCTATCAAAAACAGAAGGCAATGGTGTTTTTCTTGTCAGTGAGTGCACTTATTTAAGGTATTGAGAGTCCGGAGAAAAATGTTTCATGGTATATGCATccttaaaattaaattaaaattttaaaataagaaaTTATTAGAACAGCTGTACCCAGATTCTTTTTTGTTAAATactcaaaaagaaaaagaagaatttAATCCCATGGGTATTAATGTGTCTATTAAATTAATGGGTCAagtgtaatatttaaatattaattaaacttgtttaatataataattaagtgaactaaattaataaaattaattatttataacaGTAGTAACATCTCAATATTTTTTAAAGAAAGTGTTTTCCCAAATATTATCATTGttattgaaaatattaaaatgaaTCAAATACACCTGACGAGAAAATTGTTGTAAAATGTTGTATTTATTAAGCTTTAAAATTTAACAACAAACTCTCTATTATTTTAAACTTCAAATAAACATATCATATTTCACACTAGATAATATGTGGCATTAGCAGTCAGATTCATGgatttttcatataaaaataAGCATTCTGAGCCACCACCAAAAAATAATGTTTTTGAGATACAATTATCAACATcttttaaaatatttatcattTTCAAATATCTATCATTCTTACGTTAAAAAAAAATACCTATCATTTTCATTATGCTTTTTCACCCATCCCATTATCAATTTTGATTTTGAACTAAAAAAATATGTTtagtaaattttaaattttatcccaagctaaaaataattaaaaatttaataataattttattatttaatcctttCAGCCCCTTACAATTTTCAACTCGAGCTGAATTATCAGGGCAGCAGGTGATGTTCGTGTTGATACTCGAGCTGGATTGAATTATTAGGGCAGCAGGTGATGTTGGTGATGATGATAGAAGTAAGCCAATTACTAATGTAATAGTTGTGGAAGATTTGTTTCTATGATGATAATTGTATCAAATTCATTTGAACACATCTAATTTTCCTTTTCGTAGTTTTAATATTCATAGGTGGAGCCTATATAATATATCAACAAGTAATATATCTACTTATACAAGTTGCATATATATTTCCAGTTTCATTTGTCTCCCTATTAGATAATACATCATTTTTATATACACTTCTTATTTGTAAATCCTTTTTTAGTCATCCTCAGATTTATATAGTGTAGTTTATAATAAGCTTATAAGCTTTGTTGCTAGCTTTTGAAATTTTTACAACAATATTGTTGTGCAAGACTTGCATATATAATAACAAGattaagtcacattgacaacccgaaatttagttgttatataatcaattttgtattatatatattatatttcttgagtctgtaaaaagattagaagattagactgatggatttttctgtgaacataTTTAAGCTAATAAATAAACTCCGGAAGAAAATCAaaccatgatcatgcctcagagaaaagtgtagcttggagttgaataaaactgttctaagaaaGATATTTTATGTCAAGAAAtatacaagtcacagatcaagcaatatcgagaagtcattcgaaaagttcagaatgacttatcaagaagtccaaaatggcttatagagaagcctcagagatatcgacaagtcaaaggAAGATGCTGAGAACgggagatatcgacaaatcatttcagcatgtagagaactcagagatattgacaagtcaaatgaagatgtaaagaattggagatatcgacaagtcaatttctcattagagatctcagagatatcgataagtc
This sequence is a window from Apium graveolens cultivar Ventura chromosome 9, ASM990537v1, whole genome shotgun sequence. Protein-coding genes within it:
- the LOC141687468 gene encoding uncharacterized protein LOC141687468, whose amino-acid sequence is MSSTQAYGEEWYWDKRYEQESGPFDWYQKYPSLSPLLHLYIPQNTTTSLLVVGSGTSAFSEGLVDDGYENVVNIDISSVAIQTMLQRYSNRPQLKYIKMDVRDMSAFQSGSFVAVIDKGTLDSLLCGHNSRENAAKMLEEVDRVLKANGVYILITYGAPSYRLSLLREAHSWSIKLHVIGKALVEASSEHQSQELISPVPLNDDTGFTVGKNPDVHFIYVCIKDDSRVRTEASFPSLDLNHD
- the LOC141686090 gene encoding putative E3 ubiquitin-protein ligase RHA4A; translation: MASAQPPNPSDIYSQAQQVKHYKSGYLGGHIIQRPSVDGNENPMYHQSSRRRHVVLEVGGLKQDLKDKLHAIVFDEELKARESLCCVCLGEFEMKEELKQLPSCKHIFHSNCICNWLSSSTTCPLCRCSLVVDNAKLVTPPPPPPPPQSSATVLLPAATPEHLEA